A region from the Deltaproteobacteria bacterium genome encodes:
- a CDS encoding phosphate ABC transporter ATP-binding protein gives MEIASSSLAAAESTSSKIVVRDLTVRYGGTLALDRVSLDVGERRVTALIGPSGCGKSTFLRCLNRMNDHIRGVRIEGRVLIDGVSIHDPAVDPVELRRRVGMVFQKSNPFPKSIFDNVAFGPRVHGVRDRVELRGIVERSLQQAALWDEVKDRLDRSALDLSGGQQQRLCIARALAVEPDVLLMDEPASALDPIATAKI, from the coding sequence ATGGAAATCGCCTCCTCTTCGCTCGCCGCGGCTGAATCGACCTCCTCCAAGATCGTCGTCCGTGACCTCACCGTGCGGTACGGCGGCACGCTCGCCCTCGACCGCGTCTCGCTCGACGTCGGCGAGCGGCGGGTGACGGCGCTCATCGGGCCGTCGGGCTGCGGCAAGTCGACCTTCCTCCGCTGCCTCAACCGGATGAACGACCACATCCGCGGCGTCCGCATCGAGGGACGCGTCCTGATCGATGGGGTCTCGATCCACGACCCGGCGGTCGACCCGGTCGAGCTGCGCCGCCGCGTCGGCATGGTCTTCCAGAAGTCCAACCCGTTCCCGAAGTCGATCTTCGACAACGTGGCGTTCGGGCCGCGCGTGCATGGCGTGCGCGATCGCGTGGAGCTGCGCGGGATCGTCGAGCGGAGCCTCCAGCAGGCCGCGCTCTGGGACGAGGTGAAGGACCGGCTCGACCGATCGGCGCTCGACCTCTCCGGCGGCCAGCAGCAGCGGCTCTGCATCGCGCGAGCGCTGGCCGTGGAACCGGACGTGCTCCTCATGGACGAGCCCGCGTCCGCGCTCGACCCGATCGCCACCGCCAAGATCGA